A single region of the Pseudomonas sp. GGS8 genome encodes:
- a CDS encoding DcrB-related protein encodes MTYRINEFQFQLPAGELQDATINILKFPELGTSLIVSRSLLAEGETLQSNFDDQLKRLEKQVQDLRFQPGVAVRLGANQEVEGIELRSQFNKGNDKVFQYQLALVLPGTRKMLALSYVKAEKLGDAEAAHWATIKSSLLFDVPA; translated from the coding sequence ATGACTTACCGCATCAATGAGTTCCAGTTCCAGCTGCCGGCAGGCGAGCTGCAAGACGCGACGATCAACATCCTCAAGTTCCCTGAACTGGGCACTTCGCTGATTGTCAGCCGCAGCTTGCTGGCCGAGGGCGAAACCTTGCAAAGCAACTTCGACGACCAGCTCAAGCGCCTGGAAAAACAAGTGCAGGACTTGCGTTTTCAACCGGGCGTCGCCGTGCGCTTGGGCGCCAACCAGGAGGTCGAAGGTATCGAATTGCGCAGCCAGTTCAACAAGGGCAACGACAAAGTCTTCCAGTATCAGTTGGCGCTGGTATTGCCCGGCACCCGCAAAATGCTCGCCCTAAGCTATGTGAAGGCGGAAAAACTCGGCGATGCCGAAGCCGCGCATTGGGCGACCATCAAGAGTTCGCTGTTGTTCGACGTTCCGGCCTGA
- a CDS encoding type VI secretion system Vgr family protein — protein sequence MLFNQASRLAKITSPLGPEVLLLKDMGGGEELGRLFNYELQLHSLDNAIDLNQLLGKPMSLGLQLDGGGERYFHGIVARCSQNVDQGQFASYQVTLRPWLWLLTRTSDCRIFQNLTIPQIIKQVFRDLGFSDFEDALSRPYREWEYCVQYRETSFDFVSRLMEQEGIYYFFRHEQDRHVLVLADAYGAHASAPGYASVPYYPKNEQQRERDHIHDWHLAQEVQPGSLELNDYDFQRPSARIDVRSAMPRPHTAGDYPLYDYPGTYVQSEDGEHYARTRIEALQTLHEQVELAGNARGLGSGHLFSLTGFSRQDQNREYLIVGARYYISQESGETGGGAPSAQFESSLTCIDAQQSYRPLPNTHRPIVKGPQTALVVGPKGEEIWTDQFGRVKVHFYWDRHDQSNENSSCWIRVSQSWAGKNWGSMQIPRIGQEVIVSFLEGDPDRPIITGRVYNAEQTVPYDLPENATQSGIKSRSSKGGTPANFNEIRMEDKKGAEQLYIHAERNQDIVVEVDESHSVGHDRNKSIGHNETVTIGNNRLRIVKQEDILSVGQRKTDSISQSYVIEVGENLRLVCGESILELNASGQINLTGVQISFYASGDAEINTGGVLHLNNGGGPGATPDGQGVKASIDANINAAFPKPKG from the coding sequence ATGTTATTCAACCAAGCCTCACGCTTGGCAAAAATCACCAGCCCCCTGGGACCGGAGGTGCTGTTGCTCAAGGACATGGGCGGCGGCGAAGAGCTGGGGCGGCTGTTCAACTATGAGTTGCAGCTGCACTCGCTGGACAATGCGATCGATCTCAACCAGTTGCTCGGCAAACCCATGTCCCTGGGCCTGCAACTGGACGGCGGTGGCGAGCGCTATTTCCATGGCATCGTTGCCCGCTGCAGCCAGAACGTCGACCAGGGCCAGTTCGCCAGCTACCAGGTCACGCTGCGGCCTTGGCTTTGGCTGCTGACCCGCACCTCCGATTGCCGGATTTTCCAGAACCTGACCATCCCGCAGATCATCAAGCAGGTGTTTCGCGACCTCGGCTTTTCCGATTTCGAAGACGCCCTGAGCCGGCCCTATCGCGAGTGGGAATACTGCGTGCAGTATCGCGAAACCAGCTTCGATTTCGTCAGCCGCCTGATGGAGCAGGAAGGGATCTACTACTTCTTCCGCCATGAACAGGATCGTCATGTGCTGGTGCTGGCCGATGCTTACGGCGCTCACGCCAGCGCGCCCGGCTACGCCTCGGTGCCCTACTACCCCAAGAATGAGCAGCAGCGCGAACGCGATCACATCCACGATTGGCACCTGGCCCAGGAAGTCCAGCCGGGTTCGCTGGAACTCAACGACTATGATTTCCAGCGCCCCAGCGCGCGTATCGACGTGCGCTCGGCCATGCCCCGTCCGCACACCGCCGGCGACTATCCGCTGTACGACTACCCCGGCACCTATGTGCAAAGCGAAGACGGCGAACATTACGCCCGCACCCGCATCGAAGCCTTGCAGACCCTGCACGAACAGGTCGAGCTGGCCGGTAACGCCCGAGGCCTGGGGTCGGGTCATTTGTTCAGCCTCACCGGCTTCAGCCGCCAGGACCAGAACCGCGAATACCTGATCGTCGGCGCCCGCTATTACATTTCTCAGGAAAGCGGGGAAACCGGTGGTGGCGCGCCTTCGGCGCAGTTCGAAAGCAGCCTGACCTGCATCGACGCCCAACAAAGCTACCGCCCGCTGCCCAACACCCATCGCCCCATCGTCAAAGGCCCGCAGACCGCATTGGTGGTGGGCCCCAAAGGCGAGGAAATCTGGACCGATCAGTTTGGCCGGGTGAAGGTGCATTTCTATTGGGACCGGCATGATCAGTCCAACGAAAACAGTTCGTGCTGGATTCGTGTGTCGCAATCCTGGGCCGGTAAAAACTGGGGCTCGATGCAGATCCCGCGGATCGGTCAGGAAGTCATCGTCAGCTTCCTCGAAGGCGACCCGGATCGGCCGATCATCACCGGCCGCGTCTACAACGCCGAACAGACCGTGCCCTACGACCTGCCGGAAAACGCCACCCAGAGCGGCATAAAAAGCCGTTCGAGCAAGGGCGGCACACCGGCGAACTTCAACGAAATCCGCATGGAAGACAAGAAAGGCGCCGAGCAGCTGTACATCCATGCCGAGCGCAATCAGGACATCGTGGTCGAGGTGGATGAAAGCCACTCCGTGGGCCACGACCGCAACAAAAGCATTGGGCATAACGAGACGGTGACCATCGGCAACAACCGTCTGCGCATCGTCAAGCAGGAAGACATTCTGTCGGTGGGCCAGCGCAAGACCGACAGCATCAGCCAGAGCTACGTCATCGAAGTGGGCGAGAACCTGCGGCTAGTGTGCGGTGAAAGCATTCTGGAGCTCAATGCCAGCGGCCAGATCAACCTGACCGGCGTGCAAATCAGCTTCTATGCCAGCGGTGACGCCGAGATCAACACCGGCGGCGTGCTGCACCTGAACAACGGTGGCGGCCCTGGCGCCACGCCTGACGGCCAGGGCGTCAAGGCCAGCATCGACGCCAATATCAATGCCGCATTCCCCAAGCCCAAGGGCTAA
- a CDS encoding DcrB-related protein, giving the protein MTSYRMQEADLEIPDTWQDQSINIFKLPAVGPAKEASFVISRDATQGDAPFAEYVDRQLKSAEQQLPGFKLVQHWDTVLQGHTATLLDYTWQREGRELMLRQVFIERKPSVLITTLTTTPNDFAYHEQAWKLAMHSFKPQPPII; this is encoded by the coding sequence GTGACCTCTTACCGCATGCAAGAAGCCGATTTGGAAATCCCCGATACCTGGCAGGACCAGAGCATTAATATTTTTAAGCTGCCAGCAGTCGGCCCTGCTAAAGAAGCCAGTTTCGTCATCAGTCGCGATGCTACCCAGGGCGACGCGCCATTCGCAGAATACGTGGACCGCCAACTCAAAAGTGCGGAGCAGCAACTGCCGGGTTTCAAGCTGGTTCAGCACTGGGACACGGTGCTGCAAGGGCATACCGCCACATTGCTGGATTACACCTGGCAACGCGAGGGGCGCGAACTGATGCTGCGCCAGGTGTTCATCGAGCGTAAGCCGTCCGTGCTGATCACCACCTTGACCACGACACCGAATGACTTCGCCTATCACGAGCAGGCCTGGAAGCTGGCGATGCATTCGTTCAAGCCACAGCCTCCAATCATCTGA
- a CDS encoding PAAR domain-containing protein, which produces MDAQAAARLGDEIAHGFGMAAMVAGAVAGALIGAAVIAATVATGGVAVAIFAGSVAAGGLSMFQVVKGLSTIFNLPEPTTGKLQMGSFNVYINSFNAMRAGEDVASSCSGLPMNHPMWPFPVLIAEGSATVFINGKPAARLHSKMVCGAHIKSGSPNTFIGGPTVSVAFVLDIEGWMHTGLEALGLLAVGGAAVLAAMAGLAALAGFVVIGGTMMAGMALLGDLGDRLGPGYRDLLQGVAGLALLGLGPKMAKIGATPKPRSVSFKPGYTADDIVAIPKSSRPDPSEYLEASYIDKHLKVFQDEGGAFLFTPDDIANPMYATFSDTKYVMAKSDLHGVVGEFKKTGDLSLLESALGYDPGSFTGKEIYMMDLNNPKVVMPSGNERGANPLWRPGGLTHPGGMREAVLDKVGIPHQNDINFLLANPDVVRIQ; this is translated from the coding sequence ATGGATGCACAGGCTGCAGCACGTCTGGGTGACGAAATAGCCCATGGGTTCGGGATGGCCGCGATGGTCGCCGGAGCCGTGGCCGGCGCCTTGATCGGCGCTGCGGTCATCGCCGCGACCGTCGCCACCGGCGGTGTGGCGGTGGCGATTTTTGCCGGCTCGGTTGCGGCCGGCGGCTTGTCGATGTTCCAGGTCGTCAAGGGGCTTTCTACCATCTTCAATTTGCCCGAGCCCACAACGGGCAAGTTGCAGATGGGCAGTTTCAATGTCTATATCAACAGCTTCAATGCCATGAGAGCGGGAGAGGACGTCGCTTCCAGCTGCTCCGGGCTGCCGATGAATCATCCGATGTGGCCCTTTCCGGTATTGATCGCTGAAGGCAGTGCCACGGTGTTCATCAACGGCAAACCGGCAGCACGCTTGCACAGCAAAATGGTTTGCGGTGCTCATATCAAGAGCGGCAGCCCCAATACGTTTATCGGCGGGCCAACGGTGTCGGTGGCGTTTGTCCTGGATATCGAGGGGTGGATGCATACCGGGTTGGAAGCCCTGGGATTGCTGGCTGTGGGGGGGGCTGCAGTACTCGCGGCCATGGCGGGCCTTGCCGCGTTAGCCGGTTTCGTGGTGATTGGCGGCACGATGATGGCTGGCATGGCGTTGCTAGGGGATTTGGGTGATCGCTTGGGGCCCGGTTATCGGGATCTGCTGCAGGGTGTCGCTGGGTTGGCGCTTTTGGGCCTGGGACCGAAAATGGCAAAAATCGGTGCTACGCCCAAGCCACGCTCGGTGAGCTTCAAACCGGGTTACACGGCAGACGATATCGTTGCGATTCCCAAGTCCAGCCGGCCGGATCCGTCTGAGTACCTTGAAGCTTCCTATATCGACAAGCATCTTAAGGTCTTCCAGGATGAAGGCGGTGCGTTTCTATTTACCCCGGATGATATTGCCAACCCCATGTACGCGACCTTTAGCGACACCAAGTACGTCATGGCCAAATCAGACCTGCACGGTGTGGTCGGCGAATTTAAAAAGACCGGTGATCTTTCACTTTTGGAGTCTGCCCTAGGCTATGACCCCGGCTCTTTTACCGGCAAGGAAATTTACATGATGGACCTGAACAATCCCAAGGTGGTCATGCCAAGCGGTAACGAGCGGGGAGCGAACCCACTATGGCGTCCTGGCGGCCTGACCCATCCGGGTGGCATGCGCGAGGCGGTATTGGACAAGGTGGGCATTCCACACCAGAACGACATCAATTTTCTGCTCGCGAACCCTGATGTAGTGAGAATTCAATGA
- a CDS encoding type VI secretion system tip protein VgrG — protein MLFKQLSRLAKITSPLGPDVLLLKDMGGGEELGRLFNYELQLHSLDNAIDLNQLLGKPMSLGLQLDGGGERYFHGIVARCSQNVDQGQFASYQVTLRPWLWLLTRTSDCRIFQNLTIPQIIKQVFRDLGFSDFEDALSRPYREWEYCVQYRETSFDFVSRLMEQEGIYYFFRHEQGRHVLVLADAYGAHASAPGYASVPYYPKNEQQRERDHIHDWHLAQEVQPGSLELNDYDFQRPSARIDVRSAMPRPHTAGDYPLYDYPGTYVQSEDGEHYARTRIEALQTLHEQVELSGNARGLGSGHLFSLTGFSRQDQNREYLIVGARYYISQESGETGGGAPSAQFESSLTCIDAQQSYRPLPNTHRPIVKGPQTALVVGPKGEEIWTDQFGRVKVHFYWDRHDQSNENSSCWIRVSQAWAGKNWGSIQIPRIGQEVIVSFLEGDPDRPIITGRVYNAEQTVPYVLPANATQSGTKSRSSKGGTPANFNEIRMEDKKGAEQLYIHAERNQDIAVESDESHWVGRDRRKNIDRNETVRIGEDRLRAVQRNDALHVGGAKSDSISTQYLMEAGSQIRLVCGKSVLEFNASGEINISGTAFNIYASGNGNIDTGGRLDLNSGGASEVDPKGKGIKGVIDAAVKALFPAKAKH, from the coding sequence ATGCTATTCAAGCAACTCTCACGCCTGGCAAAGATCACCAGCCCCCTGGGGCCGGATGTGCTGTTGCTCAAGGACATGGGCGGCGGCGAAGAGCTGGGGCGGCTGTTCAACTATGAGTTGCAGCTGCACTCGCTGGACAATGCGATCGATCTCAACCAGTTGCTCGGCAAACCCATGTCCCTGGGCCTGCAACTGGACGGCGGTGGCGAGCGCTATTTCCATGGCATCGTTGCCCGCTGCAGCCAGAACGTCGACCAGGGCCAGTTCGCCAGCTACCAGGTCACGCTGCGGCCTTGGCTTTGGCTGCTGACCCGCACCTCCGATTGCCGGATTTTCCAGAACCTGACCATCCCGCAGATCATCAAGCAGGTGTTTCGCGACCTCGGCTTTTCCGATTTCGAAGACGCCCTGAGCCGGCCCTATCGCGAGTGGGAATACTGCGTGCAGTATCGCGAAACCAGCTTCGATTTCGTCAGCCGCCTGATGGAGCAGGAAGGGATCTACTACTTCTTCCGCCATGAACAGGGTCGTCATGTGCTGGTGCTGGCCGATGCCTACGGCGCTCACGCCAGCGCGCCCGGCTACGCCTCAGTGCCCTACTACCCCAAGAATGAGCAGCAGCGCGAACGCGATCACATCCACGATTGGCACCTGGCCCAGGAAGTCCAGCCGGGTTCGCTGGAACTCAACGACTATGATTTCCAGCGCCCCAGCGCGCGTATCGACGTGCGCTCGGCCATGCCCCGTCCGCACACCGCCGGCGATTATCCGCTGTATGACTACCCCGGCACCTATGTGCAAAGCGAAGACGGCGAGCACTACGCCCGCACCCGCATCGAAGCCTTGCAGACCCTGCACGAACAAGTCGAGCTCTCAGGCAACGCCCGGGGCCTGGGCTCGGGTCATTTGTTCAGCCTCACGGGCTTCAGCCGCCAAGACCAGAACCGCGAATACCTGATCGTCGGCGCCCGCTATTACATTTCTCAGGAAAGCGGGGAAACCGGTGGTGGCGCGCCTTCGGCGCAGTTCGAAAGCAGCCTGACCTGCATCGACGCCCAACAAAGCTACCGTCCGCTGCCCAACACCCACCGCCCCATCGTCAAAGGCCCGCAGACCGCCTTGGTGGTGGGCCCCAAAGGCGAGGAAATCTGGACCGATCAGTTTGGCCGGGTGAAGGTGCATTTCTATTGGGACCGACATGATCAGTCCAACGAAAACAGCTCATGCTGGATTCGCGTGTCGCAGGCTTGGGCAGGCAAGAACTGGGGAAGCATTCAAATTCCTCGCATCGGGCAGGAAGTTATCGTCAGTTTTCTTGAGGGTGATCCCGATAGACCCATCATCACCGGCCGCGTCTATAACGCGGAACAAACCGTACCTTATGTATTGCCCGCTAATGCCACCCAGAGCGGCACTAAAAGCCGCTCCAGTAAGGGTGGCACGCCAGCGAATTTCAACGAAATCCGCATGGAAGATAAAAAAGGCGCCGAACAGCTGTACATCCATGCCGAACGCAATCAAGACATCGCCGTGGAGAGCGACGAAAGCCACTGGGTTGGCCGTGATCGCCGCAAGAATATTGACCGCAACGAGACCGTGCGCATCGGTGAAGACCGCCTGCGGGCGGTACAGCGTAACGATGCCTTGCATGTAGGCGGAGCCAAGAGCGACAGTATCAGCACCCAATACCTCATGGAGGCGGGATCGCAAATTCGACTGGTCTGTGGCAAGAGCGTGCTGGAGTTCAATGCCAGTGGCGAGATCAATATTTCGGGCACTGCGTTCAATATCTACGCCAGCGGTAATGGCAACATCGACACCGGCGGCCGCCTGGACCTCAACTCCGGAGGCGCAAGCGAAGTGGACCCCAAAGGTAAAGGCATCAAGGGTGTGATTGATGCGGCGGTAAAAGCATTATTCCCAGCAAAAGCCAAACACTGA
- the tssH gene encoding type VI secretion system ATPase TssH encodes MGEISRAALFGKLNSVAYKAIEAATVFCKLRGNPYVELAHWFHQLLQLQDSDLHRLIRQFNIEPARLARDLTEALDRLPRGSTSITDLSSHVEEAVERGWVYGSLMFGESQVRTGYLVLGILKTPSLRHGLLGLSAEFDKIKVEALSERFDEYVGDSPENALSASDGFNAGSVPGEASGAMAPSAMGKQEALKRFTVDLTEQARSGKLDPIVGRDEEIRQLVDILMRRRQNNPILTGEAGVGKTAVVEGFALRIVAGDVPPALKDVELRSLDVGLLQAGASMKGEFEQRLRQVIEDVQASPKPIILFIDEAHTLVGAGGAAGTGDAANLLKPALARGTLRTVAATTWAEYKKHIEKDPALTRRFQVVQVAEPSEDKALLMMRGVASTMEKHHQVQILDEALEASVKLSHRYIPARQLPDKSVSLLDTACARVAISLHAVPAEVDDSRRRIEALETELQIIAREHAIGIGIGTRNTQCESLLSAERERLVELESRWAEEKTLVDELLATRATLRERVGVVDSEDGSETSHALREKLVDLQQRLSALQGETPLILPTVDYQAVASVVADWTGIPVGRMARNELETVLNLDQHLKKRIIGQDHALQMIAKRIQTSRAGLDNPSKPIGVFMLAGTSGVGKTETALALAEAMYGGEQNVITINMSEFQEAHTVSTLKGAPPGYIGYGEGGVLTEAVRRKPYSVVLLDEVEKAHPDVHEIFFQVFDKGVMEDGEGRVIDFKNTLILLTTNAGTELIAQVCKDPQNVPEPEEIAKALRQPLLEIFPPALLGRLVTIPYYPLSDEMLKAITRLQLNRIKKRVENTHKVAFDYDDAVIDLIVSRCTETESGGRMIDTILTNSLLPDMSREFLTRMLEGKALAGVRISARDNELHYDFSDAA; translated from the coding sequence ATGGGTGAAATCAGTCGCGCCGCGTTGTTCGGCAAACTCAACAGCGTGGCCTACAAAGCCATCGAAGCCGCCACCGTGTTCTGCAAATTGCGCGGTAACCCTTATGTGGAACTGGCCCACTGGTTTCATCAGTTGCTGCAATTGCAGGACTCGGACCTGCACCGCCTCATCCGCCAGTTCAATATCGAGCCGGCACGCCTGGCCCGTGACCTGACCGAAGCCCTGGACCGTTTGCCACGGGGTTCGACGTCAATCACTGACTTGTCCTCCCATGTGGAGGAGGCCGTGGAACGGGGCTGGGTCTACGGCAGCCTGATGTTCGGCGAAAGCCAGGTGCGTACCGGTTATCTGGTGCTGGGCATCCTCAAGACGCCGAGCCTGCGCCATGGGTTACTGGGACTGTCGGCTGAGTTCGACAAGATCAAGGTCGAGGCCCTGAGCGAGCGTTTTGACGAATACGTCGGCGACTCGCCGGAAAATGCCCTCAGCGCCAGCGATGGTTTCAACGCCGGTAGCGTGCCCGGTGAAGCCAGTGGTGCCATGGCCCCCAGCGCCATGGGCAAGCAGGAAGCGCTCAAGCGTTTTACCGTCGACCTCACCGAGCAGGCCCGCAGCGGCAAGCTTGACCCAATTGTCGGCCGTGACGAAGAGATCCGCCAACTGGTGGACATCCTCATGCGTCGTCGGCAGAACAACCCGATTCTGACCGGTGAAGCCGGTGTCGGTAAAACCGCGGTGGTCGAAGGCTTTGCCCTGCGCATCGTCGCCGGTGACGTGCCGCCGGCGCTCAAGGACGTGGAACTGCGTAGCCTCGACGTCGGCCTGTTGCAGGCCGGTGCGAGCATGAAAGGTGAATTCGAACAGCGCCTGCGCCAGGTCATCGAAGACGTCCAGGCCTCGCCAAAGCCGATCATCCTGTTTATCGACGAAGCCCACACCTTGGTAGGTGCCGGTGGCGCTGCCGGCACCGGGGACGCGGCCAACCTGCTCAAACCGGCCCTGGCCCGGGGCACGTTACGCACCGTGGCCGCCACCACTTGGGCCGAGTACAAGAAGCACATTGAAAAAGACCCGGCCCTGACCCGTCGTTTTCAGGTGGTGCAAGTGGCCGAGCCGTCGGAAGACAAGGCGCTGCTGATGATGCGCGGCGTGGCCTCGACCATGGAAAAACATCACCAGGTGCAGATCCTCGACGAAGCCCTGGAAGCCTCGGTCAAGCTGTCTCACCGCTACATCCCGGCGCGCCAGTTGCCGGACAAATCCGTGAGCCTGCTGGACACCGCCTGTGCCCGCGTTGCCATCAGCCTGCATGCCGTGCCGGCCGAAGTGGACGACAGCCGTCGGCGCATCGAAGCGTTGGAAACCGAGCTGCAGATCATCGCCCGCGAACATGCCATCGGCATTGGTATCGGCACCCGCAATACCCAGTGCGAAAGCCTGCTAAGCGCTGAGCGCGAACGCCTGGTCGAGCTGGAAAGCCGCTGGGCTGAAGAAAAAACCTTGGTGGACGAACTGCTCGCCACCCGCGCCACCCTGCGTGAACGCGTCGGCGTGGTGGACAGCGAGGACGGCAGCGAGACCAGCCACGCCTTGCGCGAAAAACTGGTGGACCTGCAACAGCGTCTCAGCGCCCTGCAAGGGGAAACCCCGCTGATCCTGCCGACCGTGGATTACCAGGCCGTGGCCTCGGTAGTCGCCGACTGGACCGGCATTCCGGTAGGCCGCATGGCCCGTAACGAACTGGAAACCGTGCTCAACCTCGACCAGCACTTGAAGAAACGCATCATCGGCCAGGACCACGCCTTGCAGATGATCGCCAAGCGCATCCAGACCTCCCGCGCCGGCCTCGACAACCCGAGCAAACCGATTGGCGTGTTCATGCTCGCCGGCACCTCCGGCGTGGGCAAGACCGAAACCGCCCTGGCCCTGGCCGAAGCCATGTACGGCGGCGAGCAGAACGTCATCACCATTAACATGAGTGAATTCCAGGAAGCCCACACGGTGTCCACGCTCAAGGGCGCGCCACCGGGCTACATCGGCTATGGCGAAGGCGGCGTGCTGACCGAAGCCGTGCGGCGCAAACCCTACAGCGTGGTGCTGCTGGACGAGGTGGAAAAGGCCCACCCGGACGTGCATGAGATCTTCTTCCAGGTCTTCGACAAAGGCGTGATGGAGGACGGCGAAGGCCGGGTGATCGACTTCAAGAACACCTTGATTCTGCTGACCACCAACGCTGGCACCGAGTTGATTGCCCAGGTCTGCAAAGACCCGCAAAACGTGCCCGAGCCCGAAGAAATCGCCAAGGCCCTGCGCCAGCCGCTGCTGGAGATTTTCCCGCCGGCCTTGCTGGGCCGCCTGGTGACCATTCCGTACTACCCGCTCAGCGACGAGATGCTCAAGGCCATTACCCGCCTGCAACTCAACCGCATCAAAAAACGCGTGGAGAACACCCACAAAGTGGCGTTCGATTACGACGACGCGGTGATCGACCTGATCGTCTCCCGCTGCACTGAGACCGAAAGCGGTGGGCGGATGATCGACACCATCCTGACCAACAGCCTGCTGCCGGACATGAGCCGTGAGTTCCTCACCCGCATGCTCGAAGGCAAGGCACTGGCAGGTGTACGGATCAGCGCCCGGGATAACGAATTGCACTACGACTTCAGCGACGCCGCATGA
- the tssG gene encoding type VI secretion system baseplate subunit TssG, protein MESQTRTPSDPVSTLDAMHQEPWEYDFFQALRRIECESPELPRLGHSLRLADDPLRLGQQADCTFAPSTLASVQPGIDGSPARLEQFFFGLGGPNGPLPLHLTEYVRERQRNNADSTSKRFLDVFHHRLLSLFYRAWAEARPTVSHDRPDDDYWSARLAALSGRGMPSLLKQGLISDTAKLHYSGHLSAQTRYPDGLKAIISEYFGLPVEIEEYVGQWLELPERSRVGVGAHQLGVDFCLGRYVWDRQHKFRIRLGPLKLDDYMGMLPGSQPFNELVAWVAEYLGHELDWDLNLILEQPEVPALQLNGRFRLGFNTWLGRPETDAKDLILARHYAEQANTSQTSRSHEHG, encoded by the coding sequence ATGGAAAGCCAAACCCGGACGCCGTCCGACCCTGTGAGCACCCTGGACGCGATGCATCAGGAGCCCTGGGAATACGACTTCTTCCAGGCATTACGGCGCATCGAGTGCGAATCGCCTGAGCTTCCGCGCCTGGGCCATTCGTTGCGCCTGGCCGATGACCCCTTGCGCCTTGGGCAACAGGCCGATTGCACCTTCGCCCCCTCGACCCTGGCCTCGGTGCAACCGGGCATCGACGGTTCGCCGGCGCGCCTGGAGCAATTCTTTTTCGGCCTCGGCGGCCCCAACGGCCCGTTGCCGTTGCACCTCACCGAATATGTGCGCGAACGCCAGCGCAACAACGCCGACAGCACCAGCAAACGCTTTCTGGATGTGTTCCATCATCGCCTGTTGAGCCTGTTTTACCGGGCCTGGGCCGAAGCGCGACCGACAGTCAGCCATGATCGCCCGGACGATGACTACTGGTCGGCACGTCTGGCAGCGCTGAGCGGTCGAGGCATGCCGAGCCTGCTCAAACAAGGGTTGATCTCCGACACCGCGAAGCTCCATTACAGCGGCCATCTGTCGGCACAGACCCGCTACCCGGACGGTTTGAAAGCCATTATCAGCGAGTACTTCGGCCTGCCGGTGGAGATCGAAGAGTACGTCGGCCAATGGCTTGAGCTGCCGGAGCGCAGCCGCGTGGGCGTCGGCGCCCATCAATTGGGCGTGGATTTTTGCCTGGGCCGTTACGTCTGGGATCGCCAGCACAAATTCCGCATTCGCCTGGGGCCGCTCAAGCTCGATGACTACATGGGCATGCTGCCCGGCAGTCAACCCTTCAATGAGCTGGTGGCCTGGGTGGCCGAATACCTGGGCCATGAACTGGACTGGGACTTGAACCTGATCCTGGAACAGCCCGAAGTACCGGCGCTGCAACTCAATGGCCGCTTCCGTCTGGGGTTCAATACCTGGCTGGGTCGGCCCGAAACAGATGCCAAGGATTTAATACTGGCCCGGCATTACGCCGAGCAGGCCAACACCTCACAGACCTCAAGGAGCCATGAGCATGGGTGA